In Pseudomonas sp. MYb327, one DNA window encodes the following:
- a CDS encoding response regulator, whose product MLSYHQKSFLIVDDFSDFRSSVRSMLRELGVKDVDTADTGEQALKMCSQKSYDFILQDFHLGDGKKNGQQVLEDLMIEKLISHESVFVMVTAETSQAMVLSALEHEPDAYLTKPFNRSGLAQRLERLVQRKTLLKPILQALDRGKPVEVLNACIALCKQDIRYSPLCLRYRADALRDLNQNEALERLYDSIIADRPLPWAFAGLGQLLFKRGQVSQAKGIYEKALKVFPLMPALYDGMADVLVAEGDTKAAQSVLEEAIRLSPLAVRRQALLGKLAMTNEDFDTASKAYRQAVSQGAQSRFKDAESNLGLAHALISKGSERGLDNRTRLEINTTLSAVAKENPTDPGLQIRARLMKATSLLLNDGETAEKLTEQAMMRLDGMEQFMSAEAALLVAKQLQMLGKSEAGASMLKNCAEIYGDDPAVMKDIAKLTDDPTILKSSNAAADLNRQGVRVYKTGNLVEARDVFRKALALQPKNISIALNMAQALLHGTDTSVQSPELEECRTCLKMVGMMPDTDARYSRYQKLKSKAFGE is encoded by the coding sequence ATGCTGTCGTACCACCAAAAGAGTTTTCTGATCGTCGATGATTTTTCGGATTTCCGTAGTTCGGTAAGGTCCATGTTGCGGGAGCTGGGCGTAAAGGATGTGGATACCGCGGACACGGGCGAACAGGCGCTGAAAATGTGTTCGCAGAAATCCTACGACTTCATCCTGCAGGATTTCCATCTGGGCGATGGCAAGAAGAACGGTCAGCAGGTACTCGAAGATTTGATGATCGAGAAACTGATCAGCCACGAAAGTGTATTCGTCATGGTCACTGCTGAAACCAGTCAGGCGATGGTGCTCAGCGCTCTCGAGCACGAACCGGACGCCTACCTGACCAAGCCTTTCAATCGTTCCGGTCTGGCTCAGCGCCTGGAACGTCTGGTGCAGCGCAAGACCTTGCTCAAACCAATACTGCAGGCGCTTGACCGGGGCAAACCTGTTGAAGTGCTTAATGCCTGCATTGCACTGTGCAAGCAAGATATCCGCTATTCGCCGTTGTGCCTGCGTTATCGAGCAGATGCCCTGCGTGACCTTAATCAAAATGAAGCTTTAGAACGCCTATACGACAGCATCATTGCCGATCGGCCTCTACCGTGGGCATTTGCCGGACTTGGCCAGTTGCTATTCAAGCGTGGTCAAGTCAGTCAGGCCAAGGGGATCTATGAAAAAGCCCTGAAAGTATTTCCGCTGATGCCGGCGCTCTATGACGGCATGGCTGATGTGCTGGTCGCCGAAGGGGACACAAAGGCTGCCCAAAGTGTATTGGAGGAAGCTATTCGTCTTTCGCCACTGGCCGTGCGTCGGCAAGCGTTGCTGGGTAAATTGGCGATGACCAACGAGGATTTTGACACAGCTTCGAAAGCCTACCGTCAGGCAGTGTCGCAAGGTGCTCAGTCACGGTTCAAGGACGCAGAAAGCAACCTCGGGCTGGCCCACGCCTTGATCAGCAAGGGGAGCGAAAGAGGTCTGGATAACCGGACTCGACTCGAAATCAATACGACACTGAGCGCAGTAGCCAAGGAAAACCCCACTGATCCTGGTCTGCAAATTCGAGCGCGGCTGATGAAAGCCACCAGTCTGTTGCTTAACGACGGCGAAACAGCCGAAAAACTCACCGAGCAAGCCATGATGCGTCTCGACGGCATGGAACAGTTCATGAGTGCAGAAGCGGCGCTATTGGTTGCCAAGCAACTGCAAATGCTCGGCAAGTCGGAGGCGGGCGCCTCGATGCTTAAGAACTGTGCAGAAATCTATGGTGACGATCCGGCGGTCATGAAAGACATCGCCAAGCTTACCGATGATCCAACGATTCTCAAATCGAGCAATGCTGCTGCTGACCTCAACCGTCAAGGTGTTCGGGTGTACAAGACCGGTAACCTCGTTGAGGCGCGGGATGTGTTCCGCAAAGCCCTGGCGTTGCAGCCGAAGAACATCAGTATCGCGTTGAACATGGCGCAGGCACTCTTGCATGGCACCGATACCAGTGTGCAATCGCCCGAGCTCGAAGAATGCAGAACGTGCCTGAAAATGGTCGGAATGATGCCTGACACCGACGCACGATATTCGCGTTATCAAAAACTTAAGAGCAAGGCGTTCGGCGAATGA
- a CDS encoding HAMP domain-containing sensor histidine kinase yields the protein MNDHQPALDFSTVIASTVHDMKNSLAMLMQAHSQWLASLPTPARATPEQGVIEYEFAHLNGMLVQLLGLYKLGVNQLPLQPAYHELDDFIEAQLACHQDVFASRDIAATYEVDPLSPLGFFDRELVASVLANSINNAIRFARHAVLISVSDEAGQLVMTINDDGEGYPPEMIERQAEYVQGINQSSGSTGLGLYFAGRIAALHQRNGVGGRTEISNGGPLGGGVFSLYLP from the coding sequence ATGAATGACCACCAACCGGCACTGGATTTCTCAACGGTGATTGCTTCCACCGTACACGACATGAAGAATTCTTTGGCCATGCTCATGCAGGCCCATAGCCAATGGTTGGCGAGCCTGCCAACTCCTGCGCGCGCCACCCCGGAGCAAGGCGTAATCGAGTACGAGTTCGCTCACTTAAACGGAATGTTGGTGCAGTTGCTGGGCCTTTACAAGCTGGGTGTCAACCAGTTGCCCTTGCAGCCGGCCTACCATGAACTCGATGATTTCATCGAAGCACAATTGGCGTGTCATCAGGATGTCTTCGCCAGCCGCGATATTGCCGCGACCTATGAAGTCGATCCGCTGAGTCCGCTGGGGTTCTTCGATCGTGAGTTAGTCGCTTCGGTGCTGGCCAATAGCATCAACAATGCCATTCGTTTTGCGCGTCATGCGGTGTTGATTAGCGTCAGTGATGAGGCCGGGCAACTGGTGATGACCATCAACGACGATGGCGAAGGATATCCACCCGAGATGATCGAGCGTCAGGCCGAATACGTGCAAGGCATCAATCAAAGCAGCGGCAGTACGGGGTTGGGTCTGTATTTTGCGGGGCGGATTGCGGCGTTGCATCAGCGTAATGGTGTCGGCGGGCGCACCGAAATCAGCAACGGCGGACCGTTGGGAGGCGGCGTCTTCAGTCTCTACCTGCCCTGA
- a CDS encoding glutamine synthetase family protein, with protein sequence MTAEGFLEGRRLQMARGVLLQCIMGGYPPARFYGSDDGDLALVPDPAQIHRLPWSKKPRAFAICDADELSGASSSLSTRGQLKSVIARYAALGLAPVVATEVEFFVFAPNTDPTQPFQPPLGLDGRREEGHSAFSVSSNNGLRPFFSEVYEAMAALGVPRDTFMHEMGVSQFEINLLHGDPLLLADQTFLFKHLLKEIALKHGLIVVCMAKPLAHTPGSSMHIHQSIVDIGSGQNVFSDEAGQATATFRHFIAGQQAAMADFTALFAPNVNSYQRLCHPFASPNNACWSHDNRAAGLRIPASAPVARRVENRLPGADANPYLAIAASLAAGLHGIEHRLEPSEPIQGEFAVPDNLSLPCTLHAALERLKRSQLAKELFGKEFIEGYIASKAMELTSFYDEITPWERRVLAAQA encoded by the coding sequence ATGACCGCCGAAGGTTTCCTTGAGGGGCGGCGTCTGCAGATGGCGCGGGGTGTGCTGCTGCAATGCATCATGGGCGGATACCCGCCGGCGCGTTTCTACGGTAGCGATGATGGCGACCTGGCGCTCGTTCCAGACCCTGCGCAGATCCACCGCTTGCCCTGGAGCAAGAAACCGCGCGCATTCGCCATTTGCGATGCGGATGAGTTGAGCGGTGCAAGCTCCAGCCTCTCTACTCGCGGCCAGCTCAAATCAGTCATCGCACGGTACGCGGCCCTTGGCTTGGCGCCAGTAGTGGCGACTGAAGTGGAGTTCTTCGTCTTCGCCCCCAACACCGACCCGACCCAACCCTTCCAGCCCCCATTGGGCCTCGATGGCCGTCGCGAAGAGGGGCATTCGGCGTTCAGTGTCAGTTCCAATAACGGTTTGCGGCCCTTTTTCAGTGAGGTCTATGAAGCCATGGCTGCACTGGGCGTGCCTCGCGATACCTTTATGCACGAAATGGGTGTCAGTCAGTTCGAGATCAACTTGCTGCACGGCGATCCGCTGCTGCTGGCCGACCAGACATTTCTGTTCAAACATTTGCTGAAAGAAATTGCGCTCAAGCATGGACTGATCGTCGTTTGCATGGCCAAGCCTTTGGCGCATACGCCTGGCAGTTCGATGCATATTCATCAGAGCATCGTCGATATTGGCTCCGGGCAAAATGTATTTAGCGACGAAGCCGGTCAAGCGACGGCAACCTTCCGTCATTTCATAGCCGGCCAGCAGGCCGCGATGGCGGACTTCACTGCGTTGTTTGCGCCGAACGTGAACTCGTATCAGCGCTTGTGCCACCCCTTCGCATCACCGAATAATGCCTGCTGGTCCCACGACAACCGTGCAGCAGGGTTGCGCATTCCCGCCAGCGCACCGGTCGCTCGTCGGGTCGAAAATCGGTTGCCGGGTGCTGATGCCAATCCGTATCTGGCAATCGCGGCGAGTCTGGCCGCAGGGTTGCATGGCATTGAGCACCGACTGGAGCCGAGCGAGCCGATTCAGGGTGAATTCGCAGTGCCGGACAATCTTTCGTTACCCTGTACCTTGCATGCCGCACTTGAGCGTCTGAAACGTAGCCAATTGGCGAAGGAACTGTTTGGCAAGGAGTTCATCGAAGGCTACATCGCTTCGAAGGCCATGGAGTTGACCAGTTTCTATGATGAAATTACTCCCTGGGAACGGCGTGTTCTAGCAGCCCAGGCCTGA
- a CDS encoding MFS transporter: MRQIWKPFRALYFASLMMLIGSGLLSTYLGLRLAADHVDSLWVGALMAANYFGLVLGGKIGHRLIARVGHIRAYSACAGIVGAAVLGHGLVDWLPAWLFLRVIVGLGMMCQYMVIESWLNEQAEASQRGTVFSGYMIASYLGLVLGQLILVMHPGLGLELLMLVALCFALCLVPVALTRRIHPAPLHPAPMEPRFFIKRVPQSLSTVLGAGLIIGSFYGLAPLYASQQGLSTEQVGLFMGSCIFAGLLVQWPLGWLSDRYDRALLIRCFALILALAALPLAILKQVPLEVLFIAGFLCSLVKFCLYPLAVAFSNDHVEADRRVSLTAMLLVTYGVGASIGPLAAGVLMKLFGSQMLYAFFSFFALVLVWRIRPKAVTNLHQVDDAPLHHVAMPDSMSSSPLVACLDPRVDEQVVQDQMQNPVSPESTPEPEAEPETDPQPKDPDGGREQSFTEARP, translated from the coding sequence ATGCGCCAAATCTGGAAACCTTTTCGAGCGCTATATTTTGCCTCGCTGATGATGTTGATCGGCTCCGGCTTGCTGAGTACCTACCTGGGCTTGCGCCTGGCGGCTGATCATGTCGACAGTTTGTGGGTCGGTGCGTTGATGGCAGCCAACTATTTCGGCCTGGTGTTGGGTGGAAAGATCGGCCATCGCCTGATTGCCCGCGTGGGGCATATACGGGCCTATTCTGCCTGCGCCGGGATTGTCGGCGCGGCGGTACTCGGCCATGGGCTGGTGGACTGGTTGCCGGCCTGGCTATTTCTGCGGGTTATCGTCGGCCTCGGCATGATGTGTCAGTACATGGTCATCGAGAGCTGGCTCAATGAACAAGCCGAAGCCTCGCAACGCGGCACGGTGTTCAGCGGCTACATGATCGCCTCGTACCTCGGCTTGGTGCTGGGTCAGTTGATTCTGGTCATGCATCCGGGGCTGGGCCTGGAATTGTTGATGCTGGTCGCGCTGTGCTTTGCGCTGTGTCTGGTGCCTGTCGCGTTAACCCGCCGCATTCACCCGGCGCCGTTGCACCCGGCGCCAATGGAGCCGCGGTTCTTCATCAAGCGCGTGCCGCAGTCGTTGAGCACTGTGCTGGGCGCGGGTCTGATCATCGGTTCGTTCTACGGTCTGGCACCGTTGTATGCCTCGCAGCAAGGGCTGTCCACAGAGCAGGTCGGCTTGTTCATGGGTAGCTGCATTTTTGCGGGACTGCTGGTGCAGTGGCCGTTGGGCTGGCTGTCCGACCGTTATGATCGGGCGCTGTTGATCCGCTGTTTTGCGCTGATACTGGCCCTTGCCGCGTTGCCATTGGCGATCTTGAAGCAAGTGCCGCTGGAAGTGTTGTTCATCGCCGGGTTCCTTTGCTCGCTGGTGAAGTTCTGCCTCTATCCGCTGGCCGTGGCGTTCTCCAATGACCACGTCGAAGCTGATCGCCGGGTGTCACTGACAGCGATGTTGCTAGTGACCTATGGCGTAGGTGCCAGTATCGGGCCGCTGGCTGCTGGCGTGCTGATGAAGTTGTTCGGCAGCCAGATGCTCTATGCATTTTTCAGCTTCTTCGCTTTGGTGCTGGTGTGGCGTATTCGCCCGAAAGCGGTGACCAATTTGCATCAGGTGGACGATGCGCCGCTGCATCACGTGGCCATGCCGGACAGTATGTCGAGCTCGCCGCTGGTGGCATGCCTTGATCCACGGGTCGATGAGCAGGTGGTACAGGATCAGATGCAGAATCCGGTCAGTCCGGAGTCGACTCCTGAGCCGGAAGCCGAGCCTGAAACCGATCCTCAACCAAAAGACCCTGACGGTGGTCGCGAGCAAAGCTTCACTGAAGCCCGGCCTTAA